In Aspergillus nidulans FGSC A4 chromosome II, a single window of DNA contains:
- a CDS encoding uncharacterized protein (transcript_id=CADANIAT00003981) — protein MCENVDRRDCTQDQGHRALIGVMGTLTDEEKNSYSGVGEVARQGMLSGRSKSKIRCEDMGEDMIDFNSFWSDNANGNAVKIWAESASGNSYLNGIKSVKTYKDIGGWGVTRQHEGIR, from the exons ATGTGCGAAAACGTTGACAGGCGCGATTGTACGCAAGATCAGGGACATAGAGCTTTGATTGGTGTAATGGGGACCTTGaccgatgaggagaagaacaGCTACTCTGGGGTGGGAGAAGTGGCGAGGCAGGGAATGTTAAGCGGGAGATCAAAGAGCAAGATACG ATGTGAGGATATGGGCGAGGATATGATAGACTTCAACAGTTTCTGGAGTGACAATGCGAATGGAAATGCTGTCAAGATCTGGGCCGAGAGTGCGAGTGGGAACAGTTATCTGAATGGGATCAAGAGCGTGAAAACCTACAAGGATATCGGGGGGTGGGGGGTGACGAGACAGCACGAAGGTATAAGATAA
- a CDS encoding uncharacterized protein (transcript_id=CADANIAT00003986), which translates to MPAPHPNELRVQVLSYWALGIQPPDIAKMLQINVRTIRDMIQKGQDRGYNPAQCMRVKLEYVEDGKRSGRPKDISEATDMAVLASVKQDRNRREKSSEILAFEAAAKATRLRFCLDHQHWTLEDWKAVIFTDETSVILGHRQGSCKI; encoded by the exons ATGCCAGCGCCTCATCCAAACGAGCTTCGAGTTCAAGTCCTCTCTTACTGGGCCTTAGGGATTCAGCCACCCGATATAGCCAAGATGCTTCAGATCAACGTCCGTACAATACGGGATATGATCCAGAAGGGCCAAGATCGTGGCTACAATCCTGCTCAGTGCATGAGGGTTAAGCTTGAATATGTGGAAGATGGCAAGCGCTCTGGCCGTCCGAAGGATATTTCTGAAGCTACAGATATGGCAGTTCTTGCATCTGTCAAGCAGGATAGGAATAGACGTGAGAAATCTTCTGAAATCCTTGCCTTTGAAGCAG ctgcaaaggcTACTCGTCTTAGGTTCTGCTTGGATCACCAACACTGGACTCTGGAGGATTGGAAGGCTGTTATATTTACCGATGAGACTTCTGTTATCCTTGGCCACCGTCAGGGCTCC TGTAAGATTTAA
- a CDS encoding uncharacterized protein (transcript_id=CADANIAT00003978): MDSSEANRMATRAQQDLNTYQAKQGLGRKSDSTLESGVDELVNRRFDQPTDVRYGREAVPTASDRKPIPEDEGGIRDDRGRLAPAQGFEGKGGPEDKVDLE, encoded by the exons ATGGACTCCTCTGAAGCCAACCGCATGGCCACCCGCGCCCAGCAGGACCTCAACACCTACCAGGCAAAGCAGGGTCTCGGCCGCAAGAGCGATTCGA CCCTCGAATCTGGCGTCGACGAGCTGGTCAATCGCAGATTCGACCAGCCCACCGACGTCCGATATGGCCGAGAAGCAGTCCCAACCGCCTCAGACCGCAAGCCTATCCCCGAGGACGAGGGGGGCATCCGTGATGACCGGGGACGCCTTGCGCCGGCGCAGGGCTTCGAAGGAAAAGGCGGACCGGAGGATAAGGTGGACCTGGAATAG
- a CDS encoding protein CYP674A1 (transcript_id=CADANIAT00003987), which yields MAMSFSYSPADIFWPCVKLGVFLALVYITSLIVYNRYFHPLRHFPGPAWAAISPLWYFKRIRSGNPQDVQHSLHERFGDIARIGPNILAVRHPDAIETVFGTKNGKAWRKAAFYDSFDPHIPNARTDSFSERDDAKNAERRRLVGGLYAQDNVLRYEPCVDRLIHLFQQRMQEHSESGKVFDMSVWLERYTFDVVGEIFHGRREGFGMLRDGADYNGWCYLMGVMPDIGAATTYLPWGFRSLYLLSQLVFQSSRDGVRGMLDVTKQAERATLERWEEMKKGKVLSESDILTGLLDMVQERGKNDSVMASWTVADVVTEVWAVIWAGSDTTATALTSIFYHLHRNPCKLAGLREEIDAAFEDGRLRFPIRFNDARKLPYLHAVILESMRVHPSLGIGLPLESPADGANIGGTYIPGGVEVIVNPAAVHFDERSFGADAKEWIPERWLVDAEATRRMERSMLQFGYGPRMCIGRHISNIEMYKLLPALIRNFEFEMLVDSWEVKGSWFHRAHNVSADPPPLDKQSFSENGGNLRS from the exons ATGGCAATGTCTTTTTCCTATTCCCCGGCGGACATCTTCTGGCCGTGCGTCAAGCTCGGTGTCTTTCTAGCGCTAGTATATATCACTTCGCTCATTGTGTACAATCGCTACTTCCACCCTCTGAGACACTTCCCAGGCCCCGCTTGGGCCGCCATTAGCCCACTCTGGTATTTCAAGAGGATCCGCTCCGGCAATCCCCAGGACGTCCAGCACTCCCTGCACGAACGGTTTGGCGATATCGCCCGCATTGGCCCGAATATCCTCGCCGTGCGTCACCCGGACGCTATCGAGACGGTTTTTGGTACAAAGAACGGAAAGGCCTGGCGCAAGGCCGCATTTTACGATAGCTTTGATCCCCATATCCCCAATGCGCGGACAGACAGCTTTTCTGAGCGCGACGATGCCAAAAATGCTGAGAGACGGCGGCTTGTCGGCGGCCTGTATGCGCAAGACAATGTGCTGAGGTACGAGCCATGTGTAGATCGCCTGATCCATCTGTTCCAGCAGCGCATGCAGGAGCATAGTGAGTCAGGGAAAGTCTTTGACATGAGCGTCTGGCTGGAGCGATACACATTTGATGTGGTTGGGGAGATTTTCCACGGCCGGAGGGAGGGTTTCGGCATGCTCCGGGACGGAGCCGACTACAATGGGTGGTGTTATCTGATGGGAGTTATGCCAGACATTGGCGCTGCAACTACATATCTCCCTTGGGGGTTTCGAAGTCTCTACCTGCTCTCTCAACTTGTATTTCAAAGCTCCCGTGATGGAGTGAGGGGGATGCTCGACGTCACCAAACAGGCCGAAAGGGCAACCCTTGAACGAtgggaggagatgaagaaagggaAGGTTCTTTCCGAAAGTGATATCTTGACTGGCCTTCTGGATATGGTCCAAGAAAGGGGAAAGAATGACAGTGTCATGGCCTCATGGACGGTGGCTGACGTTGTGACCGAGGTTTGGGCTGTGATCTGGGCTGGGAGCGACACCACTGCCACCGCGCTGACCAGCATATTTTACCACCTGCACCGGAATCCGTGCAAGCTGGCAGGGCTGAGAGAGGAAATTGATGCCGCATTCGAAGACGGCCGACTACGGTTCCCGATCCGCTTCAACGATGCAAGAAAACTCCCATATCTTCATGCAGTCATCCTGGAAAGCATGAGGGTGCATCCTTCTCTGGGAATCGGACTCCCACTTGAATCACCAGCGGATGGTGCGAATATTGGAGGAACCTACATTCCTGGTGGTGTTGAGGTCATCGTCAATCCCGCGGCTGTTCATTTCGATGAACGCTCTTTTGGAGCCGATGCGAAAGAGTGGATTCCAGAACGGTGGCTGGTAGACGCGGAGGCCACGAGGCGGATGGAGCGGTCGATGCTGCAATTTGGGTACGGACCGCGCATGTGCATTGGCAGGCATATTAGCAATATCGAGATGTATAAACTGCTTCCCGCCCTCATTCGTAATTTTGAATTTGAGATGTTGGTTGACAGTTGGGAGGTGAAAGGATCATGGTTCCACCGCGCTCACAAT GTCAGCGCAGATCCTCCACCCCTGGATAAACAA AGTTTTTCTGAGAATGGAGGAAATCTACGTTCCTGA
- a CDS encoding uncharacterized protein (transcript_id=CADANIAT00003984), which translates to MQENLVLSAYKTNRGFYGRQFIGYQDTVLAETAGCVTASGRSSNNNPSWTNDTVPAADNYLVRPWESFARAVFQQVYLSKIITPAGWERWSTSSPNTDNATFAEYANYGPGPVLEEGPRASFSEQLDARMEIQSILGHNFQREWWVDTDNLEKSDLVSSCSVAGDEITATSNDSICDSINNIVSDGTNDIINVIPNINYDFHRKYQHLY; encoded by the exons ATGCAAGAG AACCTGGTCCTTTCTGCATATAAGACGAACCGGGGCTTCTATGGCCGTCAATTCATCGGATACCAGGACACCGTCCTAGCAGAAACAG CCGGCTGCGTGACAGCCTCTGGGCGGAGCAGCAATAACAATCCGTCCTG GACCAATGATACCGTGCCGGCTGCTGATAATTATCTCGTCCGGCCATGGGAGTCGTTCGCTCGCGCTGTGTTTCAGCAGGTTTACCTAAGTAAAATTATTACACCGGCTGGGTGGGAGCGATGGTCGACCAGCAGCCCTAATACGGATAATGCCACATTTGCGGAGTATGCTAACTACGGCCCTGGACCTGTCCTGGAAGAGGGACCGCGAGCGAGCTTCAGTGAGCAATTGGATGCGCGAATGGAGATCCAGTCAATTCTGGGGCATAACTTTCAACGCGAGTGGTGGGTGGATACTGATAACCTGGAGAAAAGTGATCTTGTCTCTTCTTGCTCCGTGGCAGGCGATGAAA TCACAGCAACTTCCAACGACAGCATCTGCGACAGTATCAACAACATTGTCAGCGACGGTACCAATGACATTATCAACGTCATCCCTAACATCAATTACGATTTCCACCGGAAGTACCAGCACTTGTACTGA
- a CDS encoding uncharacterized protein (transcript_id=CADANIAT00003982): MAPKRKAVSLTNRRDKPKSAPASRKRRCQKYTAHISCTDPFRCLNFDCASIIFEHLDPVSIVRCERVDKAWRKLMRLWICTLGLRIHFPDAWNPEIKQDENVSVKIYKEQAAPFATFPAGRASAGRKISAYMKLFTVAGDYAAWYDGRRIRWQNLNFRTDGSLHPTQTLELELKEDEDLAQIECLRLNKEGCLLIRALPMIGTYKDFLVDLKTGKIKWRRDELATVAMDPIGDCRILWPVLLGAERAYYVNDRVIAVLDNSSGVLLYETPLHNANWEDAWHIGTFGRRCISENHSALVKLAGREVLVGIIPVHNALHRSSILHILDSETGNALQRIPFTRQDRTTLLVSPDQRSFAIVDNTPDFKALIIRNFTPAPDGRSFAQHLQLVDHRTKVFGSLVSTPVTVDPFRSLVVLIDEYNEPRVAALIERQGALSKTMQGHKNTYGTKGNVLFKGMHREVTLPPTRTGGPRRSFLLNDRTHSGNDILHVHLVDGHRVVIEANRWVPRPAWSEALTQCHNMAEYMILDFKLRPGEVHPCDEEESEQTTPDTSSDTSPDDGIGFLFL, from the exons ATGGCTCCGAAAAGAAAAGCTGTCTCCCTGACCAATAGGAGAGACAAGCCTAAGTCTGCTCCTGCATCACGAAAACGCCGCTGCCAAAAGTATACCGCCCACATCAGCTGCACCGATCCATTCCGCTGTCTCAATTTTGACTGCGCGAGTATTATTTTCGAGCACCTGGATCCTGTGTCCATTGTTCGCTGCGAGCGAGTCGACAAAGCCTGGAGGAAACTCATGCGACTCTGGATATGCACCCTTGGTCTTCGCATCCATTTCCCCGACGCCTGGAATCCAGAGATTAAACAGGACGAAAACGTGTCAGTCAAGATTTATAAAGAGCAGGCCGCACCATTTGCAACCTTTCCCGCTGGCAGGGCGAGCGCCGGGCGCAAAATCTCGGCGTACATGAAGCTTTTTACTGTAGCGGGGGACTACGCAGCCTGGTACGATGGGCGCCGTATACGCTGGCAGAACCTCAATTTCCGTACAGACGGGTCACTCCACCCGACTCAGACATTGGAAttggagctgaaggaggacgaggatcttgCCCAGATAGAGTGTCTGCGTTTGAATAAGGAGGGTTGTCTTCTGATTCGGGCATTGCCAATGATTGGGACGTATAA AGACTTCCTGGTTGACTTGAAGACCGGAAAGATCAAGTGGAGGCGCGACGAGCTTGCGACAGTTGCCATGGATCCGATAGGTGACTGCCGAATACTATGGCCAGTGTTGCTTGGTGCAGAGAGAGCGTACTACGTGAACGATCGAGTCATTGCAGTCCTTGATAACAGCTCCGGTGTCCTACTGTACGAGACCCCATTGCACAATGCGAACTGGGAAGACGCTTGGCATATTGGGACTTTCGGCCGCAGATGCATTTCCGAAAACCACTCTGCCCTAGTCAAACTTGCAGGCCGTGAGGTTCTCGTGGGCATTATACCCGTCCATAACGCGTTGCACCGGAGCAGCATCCTACACATCTTGGACAGTGAGACAGGGAACGCACTTCAACGGATTCCGTTTACAAGGCAAGACCGCACAACACTTTTGGTTTCGCCGGACCAGCGCTCATTTGCAATCGTGGACAATACGCCTGACTTCAAGGCACTGATAATCAGAAATTTCACTCCGGCACCGGATGGGCGGTCTTTCGCacagcatctccagcttgTAGACCACCGGACGAAAGTATTCGGCTCGTTGGTTTCAACTCCTGTGACTGTCGATCCGTTCCGGTCTCTTGTGGTATTAATCGACGAGTACAATGAGCCTCGAGTCGCAGCGTTGATAGAGCGCCAGGGGGCTTTAAGCAAGACGATGCAGGGGCATAAGAACACCTACGGCACCAAGGGCAATGTGTTGTTCAAGGGCATGCATCGGGAGGTTACCCTTCCGCCTACACGAACTGGTGGCCCTCGCCGATCGTTTCTGCTCAATGATAGAACGCACAGCGGAAATGACATTCTTCATGTGCACTTGGTGGATGGGCATAGGGTAGTCATTGAGGCCAATCGCTGGGTTCCTCGGCCGGCGTGGTCAGAAGCCCTAACACAGTGTCACAATATGGCTGAGTATATGATTCTGGATTTCAAACTGCGGCCTGGCGAGGTGCATCCctgcgatgaggaggaatcTGAGCAGACTACGCCAGACACTTCGTCAGACACTTCGCCAGACGATGGGATAGGATTTTTGTTTCTCTAG
- a CDS encoding OBAP family protein (transcript_id=CADANIAT00003977) — protein sequence MPDPNNPTEAPLSTKSHVLETAAAATQNFTPVNQICAHLHAFHVYADDPTRCVDANHYCTHLTEDIRQCLIYDSPNKGARLIGVEYMVSPRIFDTLPSEERKLWHTHTYEVKSGMLIMPTPAGLPNAAWEAAETSEMRDIIPLYGKTYHLWQVDRGDPVPLGEPKLMLSFTDEEKVKNAVPGGLDELVKERDRAFGVDTKVKREKRADIEATEKHPEPAWGGTKITLESC from the exons ATGCCAGACCCAAACAATCCGACTGAGGCGCCCCTCTCCACAAAATCTCACGTCCTAGAgaccgctgccgctgcaaCCCAGAACTTCACACCAGTCAACCAGATCTGCGCGCATTTGCACGCCTTCCACGTCTACGCTGACGACCCCACACGCTGTGTCGATGCGAACCATTACTGTACGCATTTGACAGAGG ATATCCGCCAATGCCTCATCTACGACAGCCCGAACAAGGGCGCCCGGCTAATCGGGGTCGAATACATGGTCTCCCCGCGCATTTTCGACACTTTACCTTCTGAAGAGCGAAAGCTCTGGCATACGCACACCTACGAAGTGAAATCAGGTATGCTGATCATGCCGACTCCGGCCGGTTTACCAAACGCAGCATGGGAAGCTGCGGAGACGAGCGAAATGCGCGACATCATCCCGCTCTACGGCAAGACGTATCACCTTTGGCAGGTTGACCGTGGTGATCCGGTCCCGCTAGGCGAGCCGAAGCTCATGTTGAGCTTTACagatgaggagaaggtgaagaatGCAGTACCCGGGGGGCTGGATGAATTGGTTAAGGAGCGAGATCGAGCGTTTGGAGTAGATAcgaaggtgaagagggagaagagggcaGACATTGAGGCTACAGAGAAACATCCTG AGCCGGCATGGGGTGGAACAAAGATCACGCTCGAGTCATGCTGA
- a CDS encoding putative nucleoside transporter (transcript_id=CADANIAT00003985) gives MVSDSDPEKGVHAVSCAAENGIPQVSSNGAPGLETTQLFDDASGGGVLCWLNGLEARMDRKLGVESEAIDRKRAEDKKPVSWFEELTMALLWASGVMNTSCFATGFLGWEFGLSLKQSMLIVIFASILGGALTGFCATFGGATGLRQISVSRYSFGWWPNKLIALLNGIQQMGWAAVSCITGGLALTAVSDGHVSLILGIVILAVVALFISFVGLNAILVYERYAWMIFFIIFMIIYGDTGRYADNESPASAEGLTLSGSLLSLLAVVYGSSASWCTMASDYYVHYPANVNRVKVFFMTTLGIALPTCIPMIAGCVVASAFKNKQEWQSAYEDQGLGYLIQDMLHPRGFAKFLLTLLVLSGINQNVISIYSASISFQQLARPFGRIPRFLWTLFCFACILALAVGGRAKLNEYLQNFLSLLGYWCTSYAIILFQEHFIFRKGSFENYDLEGWNDPARLPVGIAAAVAFCLGIIAWCMGMDETWFIGPLAKVIGESGGDVANELTFVVTAVTYAPASLNPEPHKFCISLDSRSDLTTTRFLCPCHHEHPVTS, from the exons ATGGTATCTGACTCTGATCCAGAAAAAGGCGTCCATGCCGTCAGCTGTGCGGCCGAGAACGGTATTCCCCAAGTCAGCTCCAACGGTGCACCTGGCCTAGAGACTACCCAGCTCTTCGATGACGCCTCAGGAGGGGGTGTCTTATGTTGGCTCAACGGGCTGGAAGCACGAATGGATAGAAAACTCGGCGTGGAGTCGGAAGCCATCGACCGTAAACGCGCCGAAGACAAAAAGCCCGTGTCTTGGTTCGAGGAGCTGACGATGGCTTTGCTGTGGGCCAGTGGAGTTATGAACACTTCCTGTTTCGCGACAGGCTTCCTCGGCTGGGAATTCGGTCTGAGCCTCAAGCAATCGATGCTTATCGTCATTTTCGCGTCCATTCTCGGCGGCGCGCTGACTGGGTTCTGCGCGACGTTTGGTGGCGCAACTGGTCTGCGTCAGATCAGTGTAAGCCGGTATAGCTTCGGCTGGTGGCCCAACAAACTCATTGCGCTTCTCAACGGCATCCAGCAGATGGGATGGGCGGCGGTCTCGTGTATCACTGGAGGTCTGGCCTTGACTGCAGTATCGGATGGCCACGTCTCCCTAATCCTGGGAATTGTCATCCTGGCGGTGGTGGCACTTTTTATCTCTTTCGTAGGATTGAATGCGATCCTGGTTTATGAGCGATATGCttggatgatcttcttcatcatcttcatgatcatcTATGGTGACACCGGTCGATATGCGGATAACGAGAGTCCGGCATCCGCTGAAGGACTCACTCTGTCTGGATCGCTGCTCAGTTTACTAGCAGTCGTCTACGGTTCAAGCGCCTCGTGGTGTACCATGGCCAGTGACTATTATGTCCACTATCCGGCCAATGTCAACCGCGTCAAAGTCTTCTTTATGACGACATTAGGGATTGCCTTGCCTACATGTATTCCCATGATCGCAGGCTGCGTGGTCGCCTCTGCGTTTAAGAATAAGCAAGAGTGGCAAAGTGCTTATGAGGACCAAGGACTGGGCTATCTCATCCAGGACATGCTGCATCCACGAGGATTTGCCAAATTCCTCCTGACGCTTCTAGTTCTATCCGGAATTAACCAGAATGTTATCAGCATTTACAGTGCCTCTATCtccttccagcagctggctcgACCATTTGGCCGGATTCCGCGTTTTCTCTGGACATTATTCTGCTTTGCCTGTATTCTGGCGTTAGCAGTTGGCGGACGAGCAAAGCTGAATGAGTATCTTCAGAATTTCCTCAGCTTGCTCGGTTACTGGTGTACAAGCTACGCCATTATCCTATTCCAGGAGCATTTTATCTTCCGCAAGGGTAGCTTCGAGAATTATGACCTGGAAGGGTGGAACGACCCGGCCAGGCTACCTGTCGGCATTGCTGCAGCCGTAGCCTTTTGCCTCGGCATTATAGCATGGTGCATGGGAATGGACGAGACATGGTTTATTGGACCTCTGGCCAAGGTAATTGGAGAGTCTGGCGGTGATGTTGCCAACGAGCTGACTTTCGTGGTTACTGCCGTGACCTATGCTCCGGCGAG CC TCAATCCAGAACCTCACAAATTCTGTATTTCTTTGGACAGCAGGTCAGATCTAACTACCACACGATTCCTATGTCCCTGCCATCACGAACACCCTGTCACATCATAG
- the mep20 gene encoding protein pepJ (transcript_id=CADANIAT00003980), whose product MKFIAPIALLGMFQAASASPVDIKTSNAGLQVTLSQINNTRIKAVVQNTGSEEVTFMHMNFFKDASPVKKVSIFRNNDEVEFQGIKYRVQTDDLSDEVLTSLAPGASFEDEFDIAATSDLSSGGPVTIRSEGIVPLVTEKSVTGSLSYSSNELTIDVDGAEAAKIETVGAQLSKLSKRTRVSSCSGTRATALQTALRNAASLASRAASAASQGGSTFTTFFKSDSSSTRNAVAARLRAVASESSSTSSGSTTYYCTDVYGYCSSNVLAYTLPAYNIIANCDIYYTYLPALTGTCYAQDQATTTLHEFTHAPGVYSPGTDDLGYGYDAATRLSASQALNNADSYALYANAVYLGC is encoded by the exons ATGAAGTTCATTGCCCCCATTGCTCTCCTGGGCATGTTCCAGGCTGCTAGTGCCTCGCCTGTCGATATCAAGACCAGCAATGCCGGTCTACAGGTCACCCTCTCCCAGATCAACAACACCCGCATCAAGGCCGTTGTGCAGAACACTGGCAGCGAGGAGGTGACCTTCATGCACAtgaacttcttcaaggatgcTTCTCCCGTGAAGAAggtctccatcttccgcaaCA ACGACGAGGTTGAATTCCAAGGCATTAAGTACCGCGTGCAGACCGACGATCTCTCTGATGAGGTCCTGACCTCTCTTGCCCCCGGTGCCAGCTTTGAGGATGAGTTTGACATTGCCGCCACCTCTGACTTGTCCTCTGGCGGCCCCGTCACTATCCGCTCTGAGGGCATTGTCCCCCTGGTCACCGAAAAGTCCGTGACCGGCTCGCTGTCCTACAGCTCCAACGAACTGACCATCGATGTCGACGGTGCTGAGGCTGCCAAGATCGAGACTGTCGGGGCTCAGCTTTCCAAGCTCTCCAAGCGCACCAGGGTGTCCTCCTGCTCGGGCACTCGTGCTACCGCGCTCCAGACAGCCCTTCGGAACGCTGCTTCTCTCGCTTCCCGTGCCGCCAGTGCGGCCAGCCAGGGAGGCTCAACCTTCACAACTTTCTTCAAGAGTGACTCTTCCTCTACACGGAACGCCGTCGCTGCTCGCCTCCGCGCCGTTGCATCCGAGTCCTCCAGTACCTCTAGCGGATCCACTACGTACTATTGTACTGATGTGTACGGGtactgcagcagcaatgtcCTTGCTTACACGCTGCCTGCTTacaacatcatcgccaactgCGATATCTACTACACCTACCTGCCTGCTCTTACTGGCACTTGCTACGCGCAGGATCAGGCAACCACCACTCTGCACGAATTCACTCACGCCCCTGGTGTGTACTCCCCCGGTACAGATGACTTGGGCTACGGGTACGATGCTGCTACGCGTCTGAGCGCGAGCCAGGCCCTTAACAACGCGGACTCGTATGCCCTCTATGCTAATG CTGTTTACCTTGGATGCTAG
- a CDS encoding uncharacterized protein (transcript_id=CADANIAT00003983) — protein MIKSHLDCGALMQGNKDAAISIHKGTHPTSTLDAGLSYLKNSSCITQFSIRRHCSIWLLCERNMETQNVVLKQNWESGNRFNIAALRLFTSSTTSMPNFLHTICALPLFQYPSGQATIAFPGTRAHNPSSNKLIGACVAG, from the exons ATGATCAAGTCACATTTGGACTGCGGTGCTTTGATGCAGGGGAATAAAGATGCTGCGAT CTCTATTCATAAGGGTACCCACCCTACAAGTACGCTTGATGCCGGTTTAAGCTATCTGAAGAA TTCCTCCTGTATTACGCAGTTCAGCATAAGACGGCACTGTTCAATATGGTTGCTATGTGAAAGAAACATGGAAACCCAGAACGTTGTCTTAAAACAAAAT TGGGAATCCGGCAATCGCTTCAATATTGCCGCTCTGAGGCTGTTCACGTCGTCCACGACTTCAATGCCGAACTTTTTGCACACAATTTGCGCATTGCCTCTCTTCCAATATCCCTCCGGACAAGCCACGATAGCTTTCCCCGGCACCCGTGCACATAACCCAAGCTCCAACAAACTGATCGGCGCTTGCGTTGCTGGGTGA
- a CDS encoding uncharacterized protein (transcript_id=CADANIAT00003979), whose amino-acid sequence MLCRVFAFVLAASVFYVLSLSIMSPPTPNLEVRLQSPSVPAKFTPPIPLTIQVSVQNKGETPATVLKWGSPLDGRANVLGIFEILDTENDKVVEITTVKFSRQLPPSVEDFVEIPPGGKIDAEVKIPLVPLEQGKKYTIQAKGWWQAVWEQHLGEVPRENLEKLAGALRGESGRNWAMDMGIGLSTI is encoded by the exons ATGCTCTGCCGCGTCTTCGCATTCGTTCTCGCCGCATCAGTCTTTTACGTGCTGTCTCTCTCTATCATgtctccgccaactccaAATCTTGAAGTCCGACTACAATCTCCCTCTGTTCCTGCAAAATTCACCCCGCCCATCCCCCTCACGATCCAGGTCTCTGTCCAGAATAAGGGCGAAACCCCCGCTACCGTCCTGAAATGGGGCTCCCCGCTCGATGGGCGCGCCAACGTCCTCGGAATTTTCGAGATCCTTGATACAGAGAACGATAAAGTGGTCGAAATCACCACGGTCAAGTTCtctcgccagcttcctcCCTCAGTGGAGGATTTTGTGGAGATTCCGCCTGGCGGAAAGATCGACGCGGAGGTAAAGATCCCGCTCGTTCCTCTTGAGCAGGGAAAGAAGTATACCATCCAGGCCAAGGGGTGGTGGCAAGCTGTTTGGGAGCAGCACCTGGGCGAGGTTCCGCGGGAGAATCTAGAGAAGTTGGCAGGAGCATTGAGGGGAGA GTCAGGCAGGAACTGGGCTATGGATATGGGTATAGGGCTCTCCACGATATAA